The genomic region GTCCGGCCGCCGTCGACACGGCCGAGGCCTGGCAGCCCGACCTGCTGATCCTCGACATCATGCTGCCCGGCTTCGACGGTCTGGAGGTCTGCCGGCGCGTGCAGGCCGCCCGGCCGGTGCCGGTGCTGATGCTCACCGCGCGCGACGACGAGACCGACATGCTGGTCGGGCTCGGCGTCGGCGCCGACGACTACATGACGAAGCCGTTCTCGATGCGGGAGTTGGCTGCGCGCGTGCACGTGCTGCTGCGCCGCGTGGAGCGGGCCGCGCTGGCCGCCGCGACGCCGCGCAGCGGCATCCTGCGCCTCGGCGAGCTGGAGATCGACCACGCGCAGCGCCGGGTCCGGGTGCGGAGTGAGGATGTTCACCTCACCCCGACCGAGTTCGACCTGCTGGTGTGCCTGGCGAACACCCCGCGCGCGGTGCTCTCCCGCGAGCAGCTGCTCGCCGAGGTCTGGGACTGGGCGGACGCATCCGGTACCCGGACCGTCGACAGCCATATCAAGGCGCTGCGCCGGAAGATCGGCGCCGAGCGGATCCGTACGGTGCACGGCGTGGGCTACGCCCTGGAGACCCCGACGCCATGAGCGCCGGGCCGGCCGCACGGAGAAACCCCGGGGAGCCGGAACCCTGGGGCGGGGTGAGCCCGTTCTCGATCAAGACCAAGCTGGGCGTGCTGGTCGTCATCTCGGTGCTGATCACCACGGGCCTGTCGGTGATCGCGGTGCATACGAAGACGGAGCTGCGCTTCATCACGGTCTTCTCGATGATCGCCACACTGCTCATTACGCAGTTCGTGGCTCATTCGCTCACCGCGCCGCTGGACGAGATGACGGCCGTGGCGCGTTCGATCTCGCAGGGCGACTACACCCGCCGGGTGCGGGAGAACCGCCGTGACGAGCTGGGCGACCTGGCCGTGACGATCAATGCCATGGCCGACGAGCTGGAGGCCCAGGACAGCCAGCGCAAAGAGCTGGTGGCGAACGTCTCGCACGAGCTGCGCACA from Streptomyces chartreusis NRRL 3882 harbors:
- a CDS encoding response regulator transcription factor, with the protein product MEQTHTSHNGSATATPGAQRRVLVVEDDATIVDAIATRLRAEGFLVQTAGDGPAAVDTAEAWQPDLLILDIMLPGFDGLEVCRRVQAARPVPVLMLTARDDETDMLVGLGVGADDYMTKPFSMRELAARVHVLLRRVERAALAAATPRSGILRLGELEIDHAQRRVRVRSEDVHLTPTEFDLLVCLANTPRAVLSREQLLAEVWDWADASGTRTVDSHIKALRRKIGAERIRTVHGVGYALETPTP